From the Hymenobacter yonginensis genome, one window contains:
- a CDS encoding MFS transporter, whose product MPTAVSPADLTTTAPPAGVGRGERVSPRRLRAILSGSVGNLVEWYDWYVFSSFSLYFSASFFPAGDTTAQLLQTAGIFALGFLMRPIGGWMFGRIADKVGRKQSMTLSVLLMSLGSLLIALTPTYQTVGIVAPVMLLTARLLQGLSVGGEYGVSATYLAEMATSRRRGFYSSFLYLTLIGAQLLALGIQLVLQRVLEPTQLLAWGWRIPFVIGALLSVVALYLRHNLDETAAFTAQPETTEDQRGSLRVLARHPRAVFTVVGLTMGGTLAFYTFTTYMLKFLVNTAHMTPEAATNVCFLSLLVFAALQPVFGALSDRIGRRPLLIFFGVGGALGTVPLLTALSQTTSPLAAFGLLLLALVIVSGYSGINVIVKAELFPTDIRALGIGLPHALTVAVFGGTAEYLALWSKGVGHEAYFYWYIAGCIGVSLLVFLGMAETTRTSHLNTDPAADQLA is encoded by the coding sequence ATGCCTACCGCCGTTTCTCCTGCCGACCTGACTACTACCGCGCCGCCGGCCGGGGTGGGGCGTGGGGAGCGGGTATCGCCCCGGCGGCTGCGGGCTATTTTGAGCGGCTCGGTGGGCAACCTAGTGGAGTGGTACGACTGGTACGTTTTCTCCTCGTTTTCCCTGTATTTCTCGGCCTCGTTTTTCCCGGCCGGCGACACCACGGCCCAGCTGCTCCAGACGGCTGGCATCTTCGCGCTAGGCTTTCTGATGCGGCCTATCGGGGGCTGGATGTTCGGGCGCATTGCCGATAAAGTGGGCCGCAAGCAGTCCATGACGCTGTCGGTGCTGCTCATGTCGCTGGGCTCGTTGCTGATTGCCCTCACGCCCACTTACCAGACCGTGGGCATTGTGGCGCCGGTGATGCTGCTCACGGCGCGGCTGCTGCAGGGCCTGAGCGTGGGCGGCGAGTACGGCGTGTCGGCCACTTACCTGGCTGAAATGGCGACTTCGCGCCGCCGCGGCTTCTACTCCAGCTTTCTGTACCTCACCCTTATTGGGGCCCAACTGCTGGCCCTCGGTATTCAGTTGGTGCTGCAGCGGGTGCTGGAACCAACCCAGCTGCTAGCCTGGGGCTGGCGTATTCCCTTCGTGATTGGGGCGTTGCTGTCGGTTGTGGCCCTGTACTTGCGCCACAACCTCGACGAAACCGCCGCCTTCACGGCCCAGCCCGAAACCACCGAAGACCAGCGGGGCAGCCTGCGCGTGCTGGCCCGCCATCCGCGTGCCGTCTTCACGGTGGTCGGCCTCACGATGGGCGGCACGCTGGCGTTCTACACGTTCACCACCTACATGCTCAAGTTTCTGGTAAACACCGCCCACATGACCCCCGAGGCCGCCACCAACGTGTGCTTTCTGTCGCTGCTGGTGTTTGCCGCCTTGCAACCCGTGTTCGGGGCGCTGTCGGACCGCATCGGGCGGCGGCCCTTGCTGATCTTCTTCGGGGTGGGCGGGGCGCTGGGTACGGTGCCGCTGCTCACGGCCCTCAGCCAGACCACCTCGCCGCTGGCCGCTTTCGGGCTGCTGCTGCTGGCTTTGGTGATTGTGAGCGGCTACAGCGGCATCAACGTGATAGTGAAAGCCGAGCTGTTTCCGACGGATATCCGGGCTTTGGGCATCGGGCTGCCGCACGCCCTGACGGTGGCCGTATTCGGCGGCACGGCCGAGTACCTGGCCCTCTGGAGCAAGGGCGTCGGGCACGAGGCCTACTTCTACTGGTACATTGCCGGCTGCATCGGCGTTTCGCTGCTGGTGTTCCTGGGCATGGCCGAAACCACCAGAACGTCCCATCTCAACACTGATCCGGCAGCTGACCAGCTGGCTTAG
- a CDS encoding RibD family protein, with amino-acid sequence MKRPYVICHMMSSVDGKILTANWQDKALTKTYSGYFEKYHDTFTSQAWMCGRVTMERDFSGGVQPDLQPAPQPIAREPFIGDAQATSFAVAVDAHGKLGWDSNATGGDHIVEILTEQVSDEYLYYLQRQHISYLFAGKKELDFASALKQLATLFPIETLMLEGGGHLNGSLLNAGLIDELSLLLLPIADGTLQSPTTFEVSDYLKKGPATRLHLAQMQQLDNDVVWLKYRFKAA; translated from the coding sequence ATGAAACGACCCTATGTAATCTGCCACATGATGTCCTCGGTGGACGGAAAGATTCTGACCGCCAACTGGCAGGACAAAGCCCTGACCAAAACCTACTCTGGCTACTTCGAGAAATACCACGATACCTTCACCAGCCAAGCTTGGATGTGCGGCCGCGTAACCATGGAGCGCGACTTCTCGGGCGGCGTGCAGCCCGACCTGCAGCCGGCCCCGCAGCCCATTGCCCGGGAGCCCTTCATCGGCGACGCGCAGGCCACTTCCTTCGCCGTGGCTGTGGACGCGCACGGTAAGCTGGGCTGGGACAGCAACGCCACCGGCGGCGACCATATCGTGGAAATCCTCACCGAGCAGGTCAGCGACGAGTACCTGTACTACCTGCAGCGGCAGCACATTTCGTACCTGTTTGCGGGGAAGAAGGAGTTGGACTTTGCCTCGGCCCTGAAGCAGCTGGCCACGCTGTTTCCCATTGAAACCCTGATGCTGGAAGGCGGCGGCCACCTCAACGGCTCTTTGCTAAACGCCGGCCTGATCGACGAGCTGAGTTTGCTGCTGCTGCCCATTGCCGACGGCACGCTCCAGTCGCCGACCACATTTGAAGTGAGCGACTACCTGAAAAAAGGCCCCGCCACCCGTCTGCACCTCGCCCAAATGCAGCAGCTCGACAACGACGTGGTGTGGCTGAAATACCGCTTCAAAGCGGCGTAA
- a CDS encoding dicarboxylate/amino acid:cation symporter has product MKKLFSNLTVQVLTAIALGVAVGALFPAFGAALKPIADTFISLIKMLIAPIIFLTVVLGIAGMGSLKKVGRVGGKALLYFEVVTTLALGIGVVVANLTQPGAGVQETARAVMQDGKKAEEAAKFTSQAGDMNWVEFFTHIVPDNVVGAFAKGDILQVLLFSVLFGLAINHMGEQGQPLMRTFDRLSHAMFQVLAMVMKLAPLGAFGGMAFTIGKYGIATLLPLGKLMLVVYATMFLFIFGVLNLIMRYYGLRLWPYLKFIKEEILLVLGTSSSESALPRMIDKMERYGCSRSVAGLVIPTGYSFNLDGTSIYLSIAVIFLAQAFNIPLSITQQLTLIGILVVTSKGAAGVTGSGFIVLASTLAATKVIPVESVALLLGVDRFMSEARAITNVIGNGIATLVVAKSEGEFDENRHQLALQGRSVPEEQQPEPAAMLPRVEIHA; this is encoded by the coding sequence ATGAAAAAGCTGTTTTCCAACCTTACCGTGCAGGTGCTCACGGCCATTGCGCTGGGCGTGGCGGTAGGGGCTCTGTTCCCGGCCTTCGGGGCGGCCCTCAAGCCCATTGCCGACACGTTCATCAGCCTCATCAAAATGCTGATTGCGCCCATCATTTTCCTGACGGTGGTGCTGGGCATTGCGGGCATGGGCAGCCTGAAAAAGGTGGGCCGCGTGGGCGGCAAGGCGCTGCTGTACTTCGAGGTGGTGACCACGCTGGCCCTGGGCATCGGGGTGGTGGTGGCCAACCTGACCCAGCCCGGCGCGGGCGTGCAGGAAACCGCCCGGGCCGTGATGCAGGATGGCAAAAAGGCCGAGGAAGCTGCCAAATTCACTTCCCAGGCCGGCGACATGAACTGGGTGGAGTTCTTCACCCACATCGTGCCCGACAACGTGGTGGGCGCTTTCGCCAAGGGCGATATTCTGCAGGTGCTGCTGTTTTCGGTGCTGTTTGGGCTGGCTATCAATCACATGGGCGAGCAGGGGCAGCCGCTGATGCGCACCTTCGACCGCCTTTCGCACGCCATGTTTCAGGTGCTGGCCATGGTGATGAAACTGGCCCCGCTGGGCGCCTTCGGGGGCATGGCCTTCACCATCGGCAAGTACGGCATTGCCACGCTGCTGCCGCTGGGCAAGCTGATGCTGGTGGTGTACGCCACCATGTTCCTGTTCATTTTCGGGGTCCTAAACCTGATTATGCGTTATTACGGTCTGCGGCTGTGGCCCTACTTGAAGTTCATCAAGGAAGAAATTCTGCTGGTACTGGGTACCTCGTCGTCGGAGTCGGCCTTGCCGCGCATGATTGACAAGATGGAGCGCTACGGCTGCTCCCGCTCGGTGGCCGGCCTCGTGATTCCCACGGGCTATTCCTTCAACCTCGACGGCACGTCCATCTACCTGTCCATTGCCGTGATTTTCCTGGCCCAGGCCTTCAATATCCCGCTTTCCATCACCCAGCAGCTCACGCTCATCGGCATTCTGGTGGTGACGAGCAAGGGCGCGGCGGGCGTGACGGGTTCGGGCTTTATCGTGCTGGCTTCCACGCTGGCCGCCACCAAAGTTATTCCGGTGGAAAGCGTGGCCCTGCTGCTAGGCGTCGACCGGTTCATGAGCGAGGCCCGGGCCATCACCAACGTCATCGGCAACGGCATTGCCACGCTGGTGGTCGCCAAAAGTGAGGGCGAGTTCGACGAAAACCGCCACCAGCTGGCCCTGCAGGGCCGCTCGGTGCCCGAAGAACAACAGCCCGAGCCGGCTGCTATGCTGCCCCGCGTGGAAATCCACGCTTAG
- a CDS encoding sensor histidine kinase: protein MKLNYRYTLAYAIITFFVLSIGFAIVYAALSRSATQATIGKLEGLNAVVTGQLRRGGSYAGHPSRANVWVARGVPADTARHAPLVRLRNEWEPALQSEVRMVRVTTYPVVRGQVYRVTSRAAVVEPRDAYLTGLMLVFAWTFVFLLALVVILSEVISWRILRPFTQTLRGIQQFQLSQQQRIALEPSRTTEFNVLNEFLLRMTTRAQSDYQGLKEFSENASHELQTPIATIKAKLELLLDSELTEPQLRLLTAMHDELERLSRINHSLTLLAKLEHFDTRPGTFTDLSQLLPATEAAFADLAEMKNLRTTQHIAPGVVVPLDEALAQLLLNNLLSNAIRHNQPGGEIKLQLTPEFLLLENTGHAPTAPVEELFGRFKKGNAALDSIGIGLAIVRRISELYGHRISYTYAEGWHRIRLDFAPVPAG from the coding sequence GTGAAACTGAACTACCGCTACACGCTGGCCTACGCCATCATCACGTTTTTCGTGCTGAGCATTGGCTTTGCTATTGTGTACGCGGCCCTGTCGCGGAGCGCCACGCAGGCCACTATTGGCAAGCTGGAGGGGTTGAACGCTGTGGTGACGGGGCAGCTGCGGCGCGGGGGTAGCTACGCGGGGCATCCGTCGCGGGCCAACGTGTGGGTGGCGCGCGGCGTGCCCGCCGATACGGCCCGCCACGCGCCGCTGGTGCGGCTGCGCAACGAGTGGGAGCCGGCGTTGCAGTCGGAAGTGCGGATGGTGCGCGTGACCACCTACCCGGTGGTGCGCGGGCAGGTGTACCGCGTGACCAGCCGGGCGGCCGTGGTGGAGCCCCGCGACGCCTACCTGACCGGCCTGATGCTGGTGTTTGCCTGGACGTTTGTGTTTCTGCTGGCGTTGGTGGTGATTCTGAGCGAGGTGATTTCCTGGCGGATTCTGCGCCCCTTCACCCAGACGCTGCGCGGCATTCAGCAGTTTCAGCTCAGTCAGCAGCAGCGCATTGCTTTGGAGCCCAGCCGCACCACCGAGTTCAACGTGCTCAACGAGTTTCTGCTGCGCATGACCACCCGCGCCCAGAGCGACTACCAGGGCCTCAAGGAATTCTCTGAAAATGCCTCCCACGAGCTGCAAACGCCCATTGCCACCATCAAGGCCAAGCTGGAGCTGCTGCTGGACTCTGAGCTGACGGAGCCGCAGCTGCGCCTGCTCACGGCCATGCACGACGAACTGGAGCGCCTCAGCCGCATCAACCACTCGCTCACGCTGCTGGCCAAGCTGGAGCACTTCGATACCCGCCCCGGCACCTTCACCGACCTGAGCCAGCTGCTGCCCGCCACCGAAGCCGCCTTCGCCGATCTGGCCGAAATGAAGAACCTGCGCACCACCCAGCACATTGCGCCCGGCGTGGTGGTGCCCCTTGACGAGGCCCTGGCCCAGCTGCTTCTCAACAACCTGCTCAGCAACGCCATCCGCCACAACCAGCCCGGCGGCGAAATCAAGCTGCAGCTCACCCCGGAATTTCTGCTGCTGGAAAACACCGGCCACGCGCCCACTGCGCCGGTGGAAGAGCTGTTCGGCCGCTTCAAGAAAGGCAACGCCGCCCTCGATTCCATCGGCATCGGGCTGGCCATCGTGCGCCGCATCAGTGAGTTGTACGGCCACCGCATCAGCTACACCTACGCCGAGGGCTGGCACCGTATCCGGCTGGATTTCGCGCCGGTTCCGGCTGGGTAG
- a CDS encoding BLUF domain-containing protein encodes MHHIIYMSSATQSMSDDDLALLLEQCRRNNEQLRITGALVYGGGQFMQIMEGDKAIVQALYEKVETDARHTGVMKLADKDIPHRSFGSWSMAFDTVAPEALPALAGYSTPTELLRNLPVSLSGADDLLYSMLRATVGETTQA; translated from the coding sequence ATGCACCACATCATTTATATGAGCAGCGCTACGCAGTCCATGAGCGACGACGACCTGGCGTTGCTTCTGGAACAGTGCCGCCGCAACAACGAGCAGCTACGCATAACCGGTGCCCTGGTATATGGTGGCGGACAGTTCATGCAGATCATGGAAGGCGACAAGGCCATTGTGCAGGCGCTCTACGAGAAAGTAGAAACTGACGCCCGCCACACCGGCGTGATGAAACTGGCCGACAAGGACATTCCGCACCGCAGCTTCGGCAGCTGGTCGATGGCCTTCGATACGGTAGCACCCGAGGCGTTGCCGGCCCTGGCCGGCTATTCCACACCCACCGAACTGTTACGCAACCTGCCCGTCAGCCTCAGCGGCGCCGACGACCTGCTGTACTCCATGCTACGCGCCACCGTGGGAGAAACCACCCAAGCATAG
- the uvrA gene encoding excinuclease ABC subunit UvrA, with translation MAVTPSSSSSPDPKAGYVRVRGAREHNLKNVSVDIPRDALVVFTGVSGSGKSSLAFGTLYAEAQRRYLESVSPYARRLFHQMAVPEVDAIEGLPPAVALQQQRGTPTTRSSVGSVTTLSNLVRMLYSRAGDYPAGQGIVYAEGFSANTPEGACPTCHGLGRVYEVTEQSMVPDPTLTIRERAIAAWPQAWGGQNQRDILVTLGYDVDIPWQELPQKQRDWILFTEEQPVVPVYPGYSPQETQRAVKRREPPNYMGTFTSVRRHVLHTFATTQSPLMKKRALQYMLSQECPTCHGKRLRREALAVTFAGLDIADFSSLPLKRVAALLQPYARGTAARQTHDAAHPEQAEVAHRIAQDLCARLEVLLDLGLGYLSLERSTPTLSPGELQRLRLATQLYSNLFGVVYVLDEPSAGLHPSDTEALLSALASLRQAGNSLFVVEHNLDVVRQADWLVDVGPAAGELGGEILYSGPPAGLADVEASQTRHFLYPTPTTAPAAAPREPQGWLQLAGIRRNNLDGLDVQFPLGVLTTVTGVSGSGKSSLVSQVLVELVAAHLGHELVSEEDEASDPLERAATPATGGRIVAGLENIKRLVRVDQKPIGRTPRSNMATYTGLFDHVRKLFAATPAARKRRYDAGRFSFNVAKGRCEKCQGEGFVMVELLFLPSVYAPCPVCHGARYNAQTLEITYRDKNIAEVLGLTVDAAWEFFEDEPTVQRALTVLREVGLGYLRLGQPATELSGGEAQRIKLATELQKAQRGQSLYVLDEPTTGLHPADVVRLLTQLNRLVEAGNTVIVVEHDMRVVAASDWVLDMGPGAGDEGGQVVVAGQPAEVAKSKKSRTAPYLARFRP, from the coding sequence ATGGCAGTTACCCCATCTTCCTCTTCTTCCCCCGACCCCAAAGCCGGCTACGTGCGCGTGCGCGGCGCCCGGGAGCACAACCTCAAAAACGTCAGCGTAGATATTCCGCGCGATGCGCTGGTGGTGTTTACCGGCGTGTCGGGCTCCGGCAAATCTAGTCTGGCCTTTGGCACGCTCTACGCCGAAGCCCAGCGCCGCTATCTGGAGTCGGTGTCGCCGTATGCGCGGCGGCTGTTCCACCAGATGGCCGTGCCCGAGGTGGATGCCATTGAAGGTTTGCCGCCGGCCGTGGCCCTGCAGCAGCAGCGCGGCACGCCCACCACCCGCTCGTCGGTAGGTTCCGTGACGACGCTGTCCAACCTGGTGCGCATGCTCTACTCGCGGGCCGGCGACTATCCGGCCGGACAGGGTATTGTATATGCCGAAGGCTTTTCGGCCAACACGCCCGAGGGTGCCTGTCCCACCTGCCACGGCCTGGGCCGCGTGTACGAAGTGACCGAGCAAAGCATGGTGCCCGACCCCACGCTCACCATCCGGGAGCGGGCCATTGCGGCCTGGCCCCAGGCCTGGGGCGGCCAGAACCAGCGCGACATCCTCGTGACGCTGGGTTACGACGTGGACATCCCGTGGCAGGAGTTGCCCCAAAAGCAACGCGACTGGATTCTGTTCACCGAGGAGCAGCCCGTCGTGCCCGTGTACCCCGGCTACTCGCCCCAGGAAACCCAGCGGGCCGTGAAACGCCGCGAGCCGCCGAACTACATGGGCACATTCACGAGTGTCCGGCGCCACGTGCTGCATACGTTTGCCACCACCCAGAGTCCGCTCATGAAGAAGCGCGCTCTGCAGTACATGCTCAGCCAGGAGTGCCCTACCTGCCACGGCAAGCGGCTGCGGCGCGAAGCCCTGGCCGTCACGTTTGCCGGCCTCGACATTGCCGACTTCTCCAGCCTGCCGCTCAAGCGCGTGGCGGCGCTGCTGCAGCCTTATGCCCGTGGCACCGCCGCCCGTCAAACCCACGATGCCGCCCATCCAGAGCAGGCCGAAGTAGCCCACCGCATCGCGCAGGATCTGTGCGCCCGCCTGGAAGTGCTGCTCGATCTGGGCCTCGGCTATCTGTCGCTGGAGCGCAGCACGCCCACGTTGTCGCCGGGCGAGCTGCAGCGGCTGCGGCTGGCCACGCAGCTGTATTCCAACCTGTTTGGGGTGGTGTATGTGCTCGATGAGCCCTCCGCCGGCCTGCATCCTTCCGACACCGAAGCCCTGCTTTCGGCGCTGGCCAGTCTGCGTCAGGCCGGCAACTCGCTGTTCGTGGTGGAGCACAACCTCGACGTGGTGCGCCAGGCCGACTGGCTGGTAGACGTAGGCCCCGCCGCCGGCGAGTTGGGCGGCGAAATCCTCTACAGCGGCCCGCCAGCAGGCCTAGCCGATGTGGAAGCTTCCCAGACGCGCCACTTCCTGTACCCCACGCCCACCACGGCCCCGGCCGCCGCGCCCCGCGAGCCGCAAGGCTGGCTGCAGCTGGCCGGCATCCGGCGCAACAACCTCGACGGCCTCGACGTGCAGTTTCCGCTGGGCGTGCTCACCACCGTTACAGGCGTGTCGGGCTCCGGCAAGTCCAGCCTCGTGAGCCAGGTGCTGGTGGAACTGGTGGCCGCGCACTTGGGCCACGAATTGGTATCGGAAGAAGACGAAGCGTCCGACCCGCTGGAACGCGCCGCCACTCCCGCAACTGGCGGCCGCATCGTAGCTGGGCTGGAGAATATCAAGCGGCTGGTGCGCGTGGATCAGAAGCCGATTGGGCGTACGCCGCGCTCCAACATGGCTACCTACACCGGCCTATTCGACCACGTGCGCAAGCTGTTCGCCGCCACGCCCGCCGCCCGCAAGCGCCGCTACGACGCCGGCCGCTTTAGCTTCAACGTGGCCAAAGGCCGCTGCGAGAAGTGCCAGGGCGAAGGGTTCGTGATGGTGGAGCTGCTGTTTCTGCCCAGCGTGTACGCGCCGTGCCCTGTCTGCCACGGCGCCCGCTACAACGCCCAAACCCTGGAAATCACCTACCGCGACAAGAACATTGCCGAGGTGCTGGGCTTGACAGTAGACGCCGCCTGGGAGTTCTTTGAGGACGAGCCTACCGTGCAGCGCGCCCTCACGGTGCTGCGCGAAGTGGGCCTCGGCTATCTGCGCCTGGGCCAGCCCGCCACCGAGCTCAGCGGCGGCGAAGCCCAGCGCATCAAGCTGGCCACCGAGCTGCAGAAGGCCCAGCGCGGCCAGTCGCTCTACGTGCTCGACGAGCCCACCACCGGCCTGCACCCCGCCGACGTGGTGCGCCTGCTTACCCAACTCAACCGCCTCGTAGAAGCCGGCAACACCGTCATCGTAGTGGAGCACGACATGCGCGTGGTAGCCGCCTCCGACTGGGTGCTCGACATGGGCCCCGGCGCCGGCGACGAAGGCGGCCAAGTGGTAGTAGCCGGCCAGCCCGCCGAAGTAGCCAAATCCAAAAAAAGCCGTACGGCACCCTACTTAGCGCGGTTCCGGCCGTAG
- a CDS encoding TonB-dependent receptor, which produces MPLRYFLSIVFLLLLQLPGLAQSTGVLSGTIRDRATQQLLPGVTVALEGTSLGTASDEQGRFRLADIPTGSYNVRVSFVGYEPLLRANVVITSGNANIVSLQLAPAAQALGEVQVTASRAIRVATAETPLSVQRLNVEEIKSNPGGNFDISKVVQVLPGVGGGGTGGTAGFRNDIIIRGGAPNENVYYLDGIEVPVINHFQTQGSAGGPAGMLNVSFIEDVTLSTSAFEARYDNTLSSVLQFRQRDGNPDRIQGNVRLSGTEVAGTLEGPLAKNTTFLASVRRSYLQVLFKLIDLPIRPDYWDSQFKITTKLGPKTTLTALGLGALDHFEVAVPRKSTPENTYTIRNTPTIDQWNYTVGVSLRQLLERGYLNLALSRTQLSNQADFFEGGTAFQGDESRRVFQTRSGEVENKLRLDINRSLGKWQYAYGAVGQLISYDNRYFNRLRQAVLNPDGSVQQPAVNVRFQSDLQFARFGAFAQVTRPFLTDDRLTVSAGLRADGNSFTEGGANLLRTLSPRMSASYALASRWNLNASIGRYYKIPPSTLLGFRDNAGQFVNKPNRYIGSTHYVAGLEFLPSASRRFTVEAFWKQYDHYPVNTRDGISLANLGGDFVALGNEAVTSTGRGRAFGGEFFFQQKLTRNLFAVTSYTLFRSEFTGLDGRYKPSAWDTRHLASVLLGRKFGRGWELGAKYRLAGGAPYTPFDDAASQQNYLTIGQGVLDYGRLNTLRLGTFQQLDLRLDKKINLRRLTFDLYVDVQNVLALKSPAAPSYTFQRTPDNADFVSTDGQPLRPDGSNAIPFLLDNNSGTVLPTIGFIVEF; this is translated from the coding sequence ATGCCGCTCCGCTACTTTCTGTCGATAGTCTTTCTGCTTCTGCTGCAGCTGCCGGGGCTGGCCCAAAGCACCGGCGTGCTCAGCGGCACCATCCGCGACCGGGCCACGCAGCAACTGCTGCCGGGCGTGACGGTGGCGCTGGAAGGCACCAGCCTGGGCACGGCCTCCGACGAGCAGGGCCGGTTCCGGCTAGCTGATATTCCGACGGGCAGCTACAACGTGCGGGTGTCGTTTGTGGGCTACGAGCCGCTGCTGCGCGCCAACGTGGTCATCACCAGCGGCAACGCCAACATCGTGAGTTTGCAGCTGGCACCGGCGGCGCAGGCGCTGGGCGAGGTGCAGGTGACGGCCAGCCGCGCCATCCGGGTGGCTACGGCCGAAACGCCGCTGAGCGTGCAGCGCCTCAACGTGGAGGAAATCAAGAGCAACCCAGGCGGCAACTTCGACATCTCTAAGGTGGTGCAGGTGCTGCCCGGCGTGGGCGGCGGCGGCACGGGCGGCACCGCCGGCTTCCGCAACGACATCATCATCCGGGGCGGCGCGCCCAATGAAAACGTGTATTACCTCGACGGCATCGAGGTGCCCGTCATCAACCACTTCCAAACCCAGGGCAGCGCCGGCGGGCCGGCGGGCATGCTCAACGTGAGCTTCATCGAGGACGTGACGCTGAGTACCTCGGCCTTCGAGGCGCGCTATGACAACACGCTTAGCTCGGTGCTGCAATTCCGGCAGCGCGACGGCAACCCCGACCGAATCCAGGGCAACGTGCGCCTGAGCGGCACCGAAGTGGCCGGCACGCTAGAGGGGCCGCTGGCTAAGAATACCACGTTTCTGGCTTCGGTACGCCGCTCCTACCTACAGGTACTGTTCAAGCTGATTGACCTGCCCATCCGGCCCGACTATTGGGACTCGCAGTTCAAAATCACCACCAAGCTGGGCCCCAAAACCACGCTCACGGCGCTGGGGCTGGGTGCGCTGGACCACTTCGAGGTGGCCGTGCCGCGCAAGTCCACGCCCGAAAACACCTACACCATCCGCAACACGCCCACCATCGACCAATGGAACTACACTGTGGGCGTGAGCTTGCGGCAGCTGCTGGAGCGCGGCTACCTCAACCTAGCCCTCAGCCGCACCCAGCTCAGCAACCAGGCCGATTTCTTCGAGGGCGGCACCGCGTTTCAGGGCGACGAAAGCCGGCGGGTGTTCCAGACCCGCTCCGGCGAGGTGGAAAACAAGCTGCGCCTCGACATCAACCGCAGCCTGGGCAAGTGGCAGTACGCCTACGGGGCCGTGGGCCAGCTCATCAGCTACGACAACCGCTACTTCAACCGCCTGCGCCAGGCCGTGCTCAACCCCGACGGCTCGGTGCAGCAGCCGGCCGTGAACGTGCGGTTTCAATCCGACCTGCAGTTTGCGCGCTTCGGGGCGTTTGCCCAGGTGACGCGGCCGTTCCTCACCGACGACCGGCTGACGGTGTCGGCGGGGCTGCGGGCCGATGGCAACTCGTTTACGGAGGGCGGCGCCAACCTGCTGCGCACCCTCTCGCCGCGGATGTCGGCGTCGTATGCGCTGGCCTCGCGCTGGAACCTCAATGCCAGCATCGGGCGCTACTACAAGATTCCGCCCTCCACCCTGCTCGGCTTCCGCGACAACGCCGGCCAGTTCGTGAACAAGCCCAACCGCTACATCGGCAGCACGCACTACGTGGCGGGGCTGGAGTTTCTGCCCTCGGCCAGCCGCCGCTTCACGGTGGAAGCCTTCTGGAAGCAGTACGACCACTACCCCGTCAACACCCGCGACGGTATCAGCCTAGCCAACCTGGGCGGCGACTTCGTGGCCCTCGGCAACGAGGCCGTGACCAGCACCGGCCGCGGCCGGGCCTTCGGGGGCGAGTTTTTCTTTCAGCAGAAGCTGACCCGCAACCTGTTTGCCGTGACGTCCTACACGCTGTTCCGCAGCGAGTTTACGGGCCTTGATGGCCGCTACAAGCCCTCGGCCTGGGACACGCGCCATCTGGCCTCGGTGCTGCTGGGCCGCAAGTTCGGGCGGGGCTGGGAGCTGGGCGCCAAGTACCGGCTGGCCGGCGGCGCCCCCTACACGCCCTTCGACGACGCGGCCTCGCAGCAGAACTACCTCACCATCGGGCAGGGCGTGCTCGACTACGGCCGCCTGAACACGCTGCGCCTGGGTACCTTCCAGCAGCTGGATCTGCGCCTCGACAAGAAAATCAACCTGCGCCGCCTCACCTTCGACCTCTACGTGGACGTGCAGAACGTGCTGGCCCTGAAGTCGCCGGCGGCCCCCAGCTACACCTTCCAGCGCACCCCCGACAACGCCGACTTCGTGAGCACCGACGGCCAGCCCCTGCGCCCGGATGGCTCCAACGCCATACCCTTCCTGCTCGACAACAACAGCGGCACGGTGCTGCCCACCATTGGCTTCATCGTGGAGTTTTAG
- a CDS encoding response regulator transcription factor, producing the protein MKILLIEDHAELAASIAGYLTQEHYICEVAATFDEAREKLVLFTYDVVLLDIMLPDGNGINLLKLLRKEGVDSSVIIISAQNALDFKLTGLSEGADDYITKPFPLPELHARIKAIMRRRSPQKNNVLTFQDLTADLDSLECRVNGKLLSLTRKETNLLLYFIHNKGRMLSRQAIAAHLWGDYTDNLDSVDFVYQHVKNLRKKITDAGGQDYISTVYGFGYKFNAPE; encoded by the coding sequence ATGAAAATCCTGCTGATTGAAGATCATGCTGAGCTGGCTGCCAGCATTGCGGGCTACCTCACGCAGGAGCACTACATCTGCGAAGTGGCGGCCACCTTCGACGAGGCCCGCGAAAAGCTTGTCCTGTTCACCTACGACGTGGTGCTGCTCGACATCATGTTGCCCGACGGCAACGGCATCAACCTGCTCAAGCTGCTGCGTAAGGAAGGCGTGGATAGCAGCGTCATCATCATCTCGGCCCAGAACGCGCTGGACTTCAAGCTCACCGGCCTCAGCGAAGGCGCCGACGATTACATCACCAAGCCCTTCCCGCTGCCCGAGCTGCACGCCCGCATCAAGGCCATCATGCGCCGCCGCAGCCCCCAGAAAAACAACGTCCTCACGTTCCAGGACCTCACCGCTGACCTCGACTCATTGGAATGCCGCGTGAATGGCAAGCTGCTCAGCCTCACCCGCAAGGAAACCAACCTGCTGCTCTACTTCATCCACAACAAAGGCCGCATGCTGAGCCGCCAGGCCATTGCCGCCCACCTTTGGGGCGACTACACCGACAACCTCGACAGCGTGGACTTTGTATACCAGCACGTGAAAAACCTGCGCAAGAAAATCACCGACGCCGGCGGTCAGGACTACATCAGCACCGTCTACGGCTTCGGCTACAAATTCAACGCCCCGGAATGA